A stretch of Mastacembelus armatus chromosome 1, fMasArm1.2, whole genome shotgun sequence DNA encodes these proteins:
- the LOC113127898 gene encoding mitochondrial glycine transporter B-like isoform X1: MQEKQDSQSQAPSTLGKAHPALKAFMCGSLSGTCSTLLFQPLDLVKTRLQTLQNNAQPGSPKVGMFGVFVNVIRTENFFSLWKGVSPSFVRCIPGVGIYFSTFYSLKQHFFLERAPNAGEAVLLGAGARAVAGVCMLPFTVIKTRFESGYYSYVSVAGALRSMYETEGIRALFSGLPATLLRDAPFSGIYVMFYSQAKRALPQEVTSSASAPLVNFSCGVVAGVMASLVTQPADVVKTHIQISPSHWSTADAIRYIYMEHGMGGFFRGAVPRSLRRTLMAAMAWTVYEQLMAKMGLKS, encoded by the exons ATGCAGGAAAAGCAGGATTCTCAGAGCCAAGCCCCAAGCACCCTGGGCAAG GCTCACCCAGCTCTCAAAGCCTTTATGTGTGGCTCTCTCAGTGGCACCTGCTCTACGCTGCTCTTCCAGCCTTTGGATCTGGTCAAGACACGCCTGCAGACACTCCAAAACAATGCTCAGCCAGG TTCACCGAAGGTGGGGATGTTTGGTGTTTTCGTCAATGTTATTAGGACAGAGAATTTCTTCAGTCTGTGGAAGGGAGTTTCACCA TCATTTGTGCGCTGCATTCCTGGGGTGGGCATCTACTTTAGCACCTTCTACTCGCTGAAGCAGCATTTCTTTCTGGAACGGGCACCCAACGCTGGAGAGGCTGTTCTGCTCGGAGCAGGTGCCAGAGCTGTGGCTGGTGTCTGCATGCTGCCCTTCACTGTCATCAAGACCCGTTTTGAG AGTGGCTATTACAGCTATGTGAGTGTGGCTGGAGCTCTGAGGAGCATGTACGAGACAGAGGGAATCAGGGCTTTGTTTTCAGGGCTGCCTGCCACGCTGCTCCGAGACGCTCCGTTCTCTGGCATCTATGTCATGTTCTACAGCCAGGCCAAGAGGGCACTGCCTCAAG AGGTGACTTCTTCGGCCTCTGCCCCGTTGGTGAACTTCAGCTGTGGAGTGGTGGCAGGTGTCATGGCATCACTGGTCACACAACCTGCAGATGTGGTTAAGACCCACATTCAAATCAGTCCATCCCACTGGAGCACAGCAGATGCTATTCGCTACATCTACATG GAGCACGGCATGGGTGGCTTTTTTCGTGGTGCTGTTCCTAGGTCGCTTAGACGCACTCTGATGGCTGCTATGGCTTGGACTGTCTATGAACAGCTTATGGCTAAAATGGGCCTCAAATCCTGA
- the LOC113127898 gene encoding mitochondrial glycine transporter B-like isoform X2 has product MELAAAHPALKAFMCGSLSGTCSTLLFQPLDLVKTRLQTLQNNAQPGSPKVGMFGVFVNVIRTENFFSLWKGVSPSFVRCIPGVGIYFSTFYSLKQHFFLERAPNAGEAVLLGAGARAVAGVCMLPFTVIKTRFESGYYSYVSVAGALRSMYETEGIRALFSGLPATLLRDAPFSGIYVMFYSQAKRALPQEVTSSASAPLVNFSCGVVAGVMASLVTQPADVVKTHIQISPSHWSTADAIRYIYMEHGMGGFFRGAVPRSLRRTLMAAMAWTVYEQLMAKMGLKS; this is encoded by the exons ATGGAGTTAGCAGCG GCTCACCCAGCTCTCAAAGCCTTTATGTGTGGCTCTCTCAGTGGCACCTGCTCTACGCTGCTCTTCCAGCCTTTGGATCTGGTCAAGACACGCCTGCAGACACTCCAAAACAATGCTCAGCCAGG TTCACCGAAGGTGGGGATGTTTGGTGTTTTCGTCAATGTTATTAGGACAGAGAATTTCTTCAGTCTGTGGAAGGGAGTTTCACCA TCATTTGTGCGCTGCATTCCTGGGGTGGGCATCTACTTTAGCACCTTCTACTCGCTGAAGCAGCATTTCTTTCTGGAACGGGCACCCAACGCTGGAGAGGCTGTTCTGCTCGGAGCAGGTGCCAGAGCTGTGGCTGGTGTCTGCATGCTGCCCTTCACTGTCATCAAGACCCGTTTTGAG AGTGGCTATTACAGCTATGTGAGTGTGGCTGGAGCTCTGAGGAGCATGTACGAGACAGAGGGAATCAGGGCTTTGTTTTCAGGGCTGCCTGCCACGCTGCTCCGAGACGCTCCGTTCTCTGGCATCTATGTCATGTTCTACAGCCAGGCCAAGAGGGCACTGCCTCAAG AGGTGACTTCTTCGGCCTCTGCCCCGTTGGTGAACTTCAGCTGTGGAGTGGTGGCAGGTGTCATGGCATCACTGGTCACACAACCTGCAGATGTGGTTAAGACCCACATTCAAATCAGTCCATCCCACTGGAGCACAGCAGATGCTATTCGCTACATCTACATG GAGCACGGCATGGGTGGCTTTTTTCGTGGTGCTGTTCCTAGGTCGCTTAGACGCACTCTGATGGCTGCTATGGCTTGGACTGTCTATGAACAGCTTATGGCTAAAATGGGCCTCAAATCCTGA